The following nucleotide sequence is from Halorussus caseinilyticus.
CCCACGCCGTCATGCAGTTTCTCGTCGCGCTGGCGGCCGAGACGTACTACCGGGGCCTGCTCTGCGTCGGCGTGCGCGAAATCGGGTTCAAGAGCGTGTTCATCAGTCCGGTCGTCTACGTCTTCCACCACATGTACAAGCCGCCAATCGAACTCGCTCTGTCGGGACCGACCGACGTGCTGTTCGGCGCGGTAGACTACAAGAGCAACTCGATTCTCCCCTCGGTCGTCGCCCACGGCATCGGACTCGGCCTGTTGGACTGGTTGGTGCTTCACCCGCCGGTGTTGCCGCCCGAGCAGGTGGTCCGGTGGCTGTCGTGGCTTCCGATTCCGGTGTGAACCCCTCTCAGAGACGGCCGGAGGGCGCGGACTTTTTACCCTCGAACGCGAAGGTAGTCTTGTATGAGTCTTCCAATAGACCCCACTGCGCTCGAAAGTGACGACATCGGCGAGAAGCGCGCGACCCTCGAAATGGACCACGAGCAAGCGGTCGAACACGTCCGCGAGGCGTTCACCGACGCCGGATTCGGTGTCGCCACCGAGTTCTCGGCTTCCGACATGCTCGCGGAGAAAATCGGCGCGGACCGCGACCCCTACTACGTGTTGGGCGCGTGCAATCCCAACATGGCGAACCGAGCGCTCGATGCGAGCGACAACCGAATCGGCGCGCTGTTCCCGTGTAACGTGGTCGTCTGGCAGGAAGAACCCGGCCGACAGACCGTCTACCACGTCAGCATCATGAAGGTCGCGCGACTCGCGGGAATGGCCCCCGACGACGACGAGTGGGAGCAAATCGTCGAGGACACCGGCGAGTTCGTAGACGAGGCGTGGGCGAACCTCGATACCGCGTAACTACTCCTCGCTGTCCGACCCCTCGACTTCCTCGCGGAGGCGTTCTACTTCCCGCCGGAGCGCTTCGATTTCCTCGCTGGCGGGTCGGTCGGACTTCGACTGCCGGTAGAAGTAGAGTCCGCCAGCGACGAGTGCTATCGGGACGCCGAACAGCAAGATGGCGATGAGGAGGATGATGAGCAACTCCGGGCCGCCGGGGACGCCGACTTGCAGGGGAACCATGTGTCAGAATGGGTCGAGAAGCGGAATAAATCTTCTCCGCGAACGACGGGCGTCGTTCGGTGTGGTTGGCGCAGGCCGACCAACCGACAGGGTGCGCTCGGCGGACCAACCGGCAGGGGTGGGATAAAGGGGCCGCCCGCTCGCGGGTCGCAGACCCGTGGTCGTCTCTGCGGGCACTATTCGAGCGAGTGAACGGAGTGAACGAGCGAGAATATCCCGCAGAGCGACCGCGAGCGGGCGGGGGCATTCGGGGCCTTCGTCCCGGCGGCTTCTCCAACGTTTCCGACGACGCAGAGCGACCAATCCACGCTCACGAGAAGTCCGCGAGGTTCGCTTGCAGTCCCGAGAGCATGTGGGACTTGCGCCGGAGGGCCGCGAGCGAGACCGGTAGCTGTGGCGCGATTTCTCGGACCGCGCCGTGGAACGTCTCGGCCTCGCCGTACTCGCCGTCGAAGGCGTTGCGGACGCTCTCGCGTATCTGCCAGACGCCGACCGGTGCCCAGTAGTCGTCCGAGACCTCCCGGAGGACGAGGCACTTGGCCTGCCGCCCGACGGATTCGAGGTGTTCGAGGGCCGCGAGTCGGGAGGCGTAGTAGGCCCCGGCGGTCTCCTCGACGTACCCGGTCCGGCCCTCGTAGCCCTCGTGGGCGCTCGCCATCCACGTCTCGCCGTTGGGGTCCTGATTCCAGACGCTCCCCGGAGCCTTCATCTCCACGAGTTCGTACTCCCACTGGCCCGGCGTGAGGACGACCCAGTAGCGGTTGCCGAGGTACTCGTTGACCCACACCTGCGTCTCGTCCACGCTCGGGTTGGTCTGAACCTGTCCCCGGAGATACTGCCCGATAGTGTCGTCTACCGCGGTGATGGACCACCGCGTCGGGACGAGTCGGCGATTCTGGCCGCGGCCGAGCGCGCCCGCCGAGAGGATGTCGTTGATTTCGTACACGTCGAACCCGCGACGGTAGAGGTAGGTCATCGCGCCTTGGGCTTGCCAGTCGTCGTCTTCGAGGGTCTTTTTCACCGGGCGCGGGACGTGTGGGTTCTCGGTCAGGTCCGCGGAGGTGGCGCGCGCCGAGGGACCGGTCGGGGTCGCAATCGCGTCCACGTCCACGTCGAGGTCCAGCGAGTCCGAGAGACCGATTTCCACGTCCACCGGCCGGTCGGCGATGGCGACCTCGCGCTGGGTGCCGACGAACCCGTCCCACACGTCGTCCACGTTGTCCACGTTCGCGGCGTGGTTCGAGTTCAGCAGGCCGGTCCGGTACTGAAGCACGTTGTCGATGTCGAGGCCGCGCTCGTACCAGTCGCTACTCGTGGTGAACTCCGAGGCGCGGTCCTCCTCGCCGACGGGCGAGAGGATGCCCGTCGAGACGTTCGGGTAGTTCGACCGCCCGACGAACACCGACGGCGAGGTGCTACCGACCAGCGAGTCGCCCTGCGCGACCTCCGAGAAGCGGTCTTGGAAGTCGTCCACGTAGTCGAGAATCTCGTAGGACTTCTCCTCGGCGAGACGGCGCTTGCGGTCGGTCTCGTCCGGGCCGAGGCCCTCGATGTACTCGTCGAGACGCATTCGTCGCTGTTTGGGACCCGAACGCTTTGAACCTTACTCGCGCGACGTGCCAGCGGCTATCGGCGTGGCGTACAGGTGGTGCTGTCCCTCGCGGAGCGGTTGCACCGCCGATTTCGCTCGGCCGCCCCGCGGCAACTCTCAGTGCATGGGCCGGGTTCGTCCCGTCCTCGGATTTAAACTCTCGCATGGGGGTCCGGCGTGGAACTGGTTCGCGGAAGGCTCTAGCCTCCCCGGCGCGCGCTGGCGCGCGGTTCTGCGCGCGCCGACTCGTATCACGGAGTGGAGCGACTGAAGGCTCGGAAGTCGCCCGCCCGCATGGTTCGAGAGCAACGCCCTCGTCATCCCGAAAATCCCCTATTTTCGGAGACAGCGAAGCGAGCAGGACCGTCTTCCGGCGGACGGCGGCCGCGTCCGCGGTCGCCGAGGATGGGAGGCGTGAAACCCGCGGTGGCGTGGGGGTGCGGTGGCGTGCGGTCCCGGACCTGATTGGTTCGAGTCTGTCGCCCCGCTCTCGCCACGTCGTTCCCCATCCCACTTCGGTCTCGGTCACGCCCCCGGCCCAATACCCACGCACGTCCGGATATTGCCCGAACCGGCGAAACTTAGGTCCGAGGCGAGTGTTCGTTCGCACATGGACGACGAACCGACTGCCGAGACTGCCGAGGACCGCCGCTACGACGCCATCGTCGTGGGCGTCGGCGGGATGGGAAGCGCCGCGGCGTACCACCTCGCGGACCGCGGCGCGGACGTACTGGGTCTCGAACGCTACGACGTGCCCCACACGCGGGGGTCCTCGCACGGCTACACCCGAATCATCCGGTTGGCGTACTACGAGCATCCGTCGTACGTCCCGCTCCTGCGGTCGGCCTACGAACAGTGGGCGTCGCTCGGCGACGAGTACGGCCAGCGACTCGTCCACGAGACCGGGTCGGTCGCGGTCGGTCCCGCGGACAGCGACATCTTCGAGGGCGCGCGCCGGGCCTGCCGGGAACACGAACTCGACCACGACGTGCTGTCGGGCGCGGAACTCAACGACCGATTCCCCGGCTACGACGTGCCCGAGGAGTTCCGCGCCGTGTTCCAGCCCCGCGGGGGGTACCTCGTCCCCGAGGAGTGCATCGTCGCGCACGTCGAGGGCGCGCAGGCCCGCGGTGCCGAGATTCGCGCCCGGACGCAGGTCGCAGACTGGCGGCCGCTCGACGACGGCGGCGTCGAAGTCGAGGCGGAGTCGGCGCTCCCCGGGGCCGACGGAACCACGACCTACGAGGCCGACTCGCTGGTGGTCGCGGCGGGCGCGTGGACCGGGAAGCTCCTGCCGGACCTCGCGCCGGTGTTGGAACCCGAGCGGCAGGTCCTCGGGTGGTTCCAACCCGACTCGCCCGACCGATTCGCGCCCGAGGAGTTCCCGGTGTTCTCGATGCGGTGTAACGAGGGGTACTTCTACGGCTTCCCGATTCACGGCGTCCCCGGATTCAAAGTCGGCAAGTACAACCACCGCCGCGAGGCGGTGGACCCCGACGAGATGGACCGGGAACCGAACGCCACCGACGAGCGGATTCTCCGGGAGTACGCCGACGACTACTTCGCGGACGCCGCGGGACCGACGATGCGCCTCTCGACCTGCATGTTCACGAACACGCCCGACGAGCGATTCGTCATCGACACTCACCCCGACCACCCGCAGGTGACGGTCGCGGCCGGGTTCTCGGGCCACGGCTTCAAGTTCTCCAGCGTGGTGGGGTCGGTCGTCGCGGACTTGGTGGCGGACGGCGAGACAGACCACCCCATCGACCAGTTCGGCATCGACCGTTTTAGCAACCTAGATATTGTTTAGAAAAGCCTTTTTCTTTCTTTAAGGTGAATTTTTATTTCTCCATCGCGCTCGCGTTCGAGCGACGCGAGGTCGGAGACGGTTCGAGGAAGGTGACTGGTCGAGGAAGCGGGGGACAGGCTTGAACCAATCAGGACCGCACGGCACCGCCACCGCCCCGCACGGCACCGCGACGGCCTCACACCTCCCCAACCGACTGCGCGTCTCGGTCGTCGCTCCCTCCGGTCGCTTCTCCCTGCGATGCTCGCCCCCTCGCGCGACGATGGCGCGGCACGGAGGCCGCGCCAGCGCGCGCCGGGATGGAAGAGTCACGCTGAGCGCTCCAAAGCCGTCCTCACGCCGCGAACCCTACCCCGACGAACCCCGCGAAGAACGACCCGACGGCCGACAGGAGCGCCACCCCGACCCGGTAGCCGACCAGCGCGCGGTCGAATCCTCGTTCCAGTCCGGTCGCCAGCGCGGTCAGAATCGCGGCCAACAGCAGGACGTACCCGCCGACGGCGAGACCGAGCGCCGCAGTCGGAAGCGGTTCTCCGAGCGTCCCCCGAGCCATCCCGTCGGCGAGCGCAATCGTGGCCCCGCCGACCAGCGGACCGAACACCGCGGCGGTGTTCCGGAGCGTCCCGGTCACGCTTGCGAGTTCGCGCCGGGCCTCGCGCTCGACCCGCTGGAGGTCGTCCACGTGGTCGGCCATCGAGACCACCGCGCGTCCCGCCGGTCTCCCCTCGCGGGCGGCGACAGCGAGCAGTGCGGCCGCGCTCCGGGCCTGCTGACTCGGCACGTCGGCGAGCGCGCCGTGGTCGCCGAGAAACGCCTCCCGGACGCCGACCCGAAGCCGTCGCTGGACGCCCGCGGCCGCCGCCAGCGTCTCGCCGGTCCGACCCGCCACCTCGGGCGCGGCGTCCTCGACTGCGGCCTCTACCGACGCGCCGTCGCTCACCCGCCTGCCGACCAGATAGAGCGCGTCGGTCAGGTGGTTCTCCACTGCGCGGGCGTCGTCCCGGACCCGCTTGACCGGCCGAAATCGCACGACGAGACCGGCCCCCACCGCTCCGCCGACCACCGCGGGCCAGCGCGTCCATCCCGGAAACGGCGCGGTGGCGACGACGGCGAGGACGCCCGCGCCAGCACCCGCAACGACGGTCGGCCAACGTCGGTCGGGCACCTCGGGATGCTCCCGAGACACCTCCGGCGGCGGGAACGCCGCGGGTCGCCGGACCAGCAACCACGCGCCGCCAGCGACCAGCACCGCGGGCAGACCGAGGTCGTAGAGCGCCACCAGCGCGGGAACCGAGAGCGCGACGCCCGCAACCCGCGCCGCGGGCAGGACCGCGACCAGCGCGAGCGGAAGCAGGACGCCGAAGGCGTAGAGCGCCGTCGCGGGTCCCCGGACCTCCTCGGCGAACTCGGCCATCCGGTCGCGCGTCCCGTCCAGCATCGCCGTCATCGCCCGGTCCAGCGTGGTCTCGCGCTCGCCCGCCGGGGCGTCGGCCGCCGACTCCACGAGCAGGACGGCCCGGCGGAGCGGCGGGTTCCACTCGGCCCACGCCGCGCCGAACGACGCCAGACCCGACTGCGGAGTCCCGGCGGCCCGCCGGACGTGTTCCCGGAGGTCGGCCGCGAGTCGTTCCTCCCCGCTGGCCGCGAACGCCGCCGCGCGCTCGCTCGCGGGTTCGACGCGCATCCGCAGGACCGCCCGCGCGACGAGCGCGGGCGCGGCCCCGAGCGCGGCGGTCCGACGCGCAGTCGCCAGCGCGACCGGCCCACGGCGGGCGGCGTGGGAGACACCGCCCGCCAGCGCGAGGGCCGCAGTTGCGACCAGAAATCGGAGTCTGCCGGGCGCAATCGCCACCGCGAGAACTCCGGCGACTCCGACGACCCCGGCGGTCCCGTACCCCGCCCGAACCGTCGTCTCGGCGTCCACGTCGGCGTCGAGGTACGCGAGCGCCCGCCGGAGGTCGTCGCCGGTCTCGACCGACCGCGGCCAAAGTCGCGCGAGGCGGACGAGGAGTCCGGCGAGGAGACGGGGGAGCAGACCGGCGGCGCGACCGGACACCGGACTCGCCGTCACGCTTCCCTCCGGTCGGCGTAGGCCGACACCACCGCGTCCGGACTCGTCCGGCCCTCGCCTGCGAGGTCCGCGAGCAGGGTCTCGCGCTCCCGGAGGGCCGCGCGCACGTCGGCGTAGGAGTCGCCGGACTCTCCGAGTCCGGCGACGAGCGCGCTGTTCCCGCGGTCGATGCGGCCCGTGGCCGCGAGTCCGTCGTCTCGGAGGCGAAATAGGCTCTCGAACCGGTCGCCGTCCACGATTTCCTCGACCGACTTCACCCGGCGGCGCTTGCCCGCGGGCGTCGAGACGGCTTCGAGCGTCACCACGAGGTCGGTCGCGGCGAACGACGAGGCGGGGACCCCGAGGTCCGAGACGACCCGCTCGCGGACGCCCGCGCCGCCGTCGCCGTGGATGGTGCCGAGAACCGCGTCGCCGCTCGCGCCGACGCGCATCGCCTCGTAGAGGACCGCGGCCTCCTCGCCGCGGACTTCGCCGACGACGAGTGCGCCTTCCCCCAGTCGGAGCGCGGTCCGGAGCGCGTCGGCGGGGTCGAGACCCGGCCCGTCGCCGGTCGTCGTCCGGAGCGGTTGCACGTCCCGACCGCCGGACTGGAGCGCCGAGACCGGGAGTTCGGGTGTGTCCTCGATGACGACGGTTCGGGTCGCCGCGGGGAGTTCCCAGCAGAGCGCGCTCAGCAGGGTGGTCTTGCCCGCGCCGCGGGGTCCTGCGACGAGTCCGGCCGCGGCGCGTTCGGCGGCGAGCGAGAGCAGGGCCGCCGCGGACGCCGGAAGGGTCCGGTTGGCGACGAGCGCCGGAAGGGTCCACGGCGTGGTGTCGTGTGCGCGGAACGCGAATCCCGGCCCGTCGCTCACGGGGTCGGTGACGCCCGCGACCCGGACTTCGCCTGCTCTCGTCTTCGCGGTCGCGTCGAGCGTCGGGGACGCCCGTGAGAAGGCCCGGCCGCTGGAGCGCCGGAAGCGCGAGGCGAGGGCTTGCGCGCCCGAGTCGGTGAGGCGGACGTTGGTCCGCATGCGCTCGCCGTCGGCCGTCACGCGAATCGGGTTCTCGCCGACCGGCGCGGTGGCGAACACGTCCGAGACCGAAGAGTCGGCGAAGAAGTCCGCGAGGACGCCGTGGCCGCGGGTGTGCTTGCGGAGCGCCGCGGCGAGCGCTTCGACCGGTTCGTCGAGGGTGGGGCCGGAATCGGGGGCGAAGTCGGGGGCGGAATCGGCGTTCGCGTCCGCGACCCGCCGGACTGCCCTGCCGGGCGCGCGCTCGCCGGGGTCGATTTCACCGCGGGCGAGGAGTCGGTAGGCGTCGGCGAGAAGCGCGAGCGCCGACTCCGAGAAGGTGTGTTCGACGGGTTCGAGGTGGTAGGTCCGGAGCGCGCGCTCGGTTTCGTAAACCCTGACCGTCGCGCCCGTGTCGAGTCGGCGCGTCTCGGCGAGGGTCGCGTCCGGCGGGGGTTCGGCGGCGACGCGGGCCTTCGCAATCGGCGGGCCGACGAAGGGGCGGAGCGCGTCGTCGTAGTCCTCGACGCGGCGAGCGCACTCGGCGAGTCCGGTCTCGGCCGCGATGTCGCCGACCGGTCCCGCGCGTCCGACCGCGGCGCGTGCGGCCCCGAGCGGGTCGCGTTCGGCGCGCCGGGCGAGCGTCCGGTCGTAGAACGCCGCGCGCTCGGCAAAGCGCCCGGCCGCGACGAGAAGCGCGGCCGACTCGCCCTCGTAGGCGCGTTCGAGGTGGTGGGTCCGGGTCACGACCGCTCGGGTCTCCCGGTCGGCCAAGGCGCTGACGGCCGTCCGACGGCAGGCCGGTTCGGTCGCCAAGTCGCCCGCGCCGGGGCAGTTTCCGGCGTCGAGCAGGAGGCGGTCGGCCTCGAAGGTGGGTTCGCAGGCGCAGTCGGGGTCCGAGTCGCGCAAGCGCGCCAGTGGATTTCGCATGGGCAGGGTTCGTTCCGTCCTCGGGTTTAAACCCTCGCGCGAGAGGTCGCGGTCGGGGCCGTGTCGTCGCGCGGAGGGTTGCTGTGGCGCGCTCGCGCTCGTGGCCCGAGCGGTCAGTCACGATGAGACAAGAATTCCAACCATCAAGAATATCTATATATGGCTCAAAGATAGCAAGATATTGTCTAGATGGACACGATTACTGTCCGACGCCCGCCCCGGCGGACCAGTCGGAGCGTCACCGTATAGCTCTCGCCGCCGCCGAGGACGAGCGCCCGGTCGTCGGTCGTGACTCGTCCGTCGCGGACGACGCGCAGGTCGGTCTCGGCGCGGCGGACGCGTCGGGGGTCGCCAGCGACCCGGAAGGCGAACACGTCGCTGACGGCGGTGTCGGCCGCGGTCGATTCGTTCCCCGGCAGTCCGCCGAGCGAGACGAACGCCAGCGGAGTCGCCGTCGGCGACTCCGCGGGAAACGACAGCGCGAGCGTCCGGCGCGCGCCGGGGGACTCCTCGTTGGCGAGCGTGGCCGCGGCCCTTTCGAGGCGGCCGAGTTCGCGCTCCGTGAGGCGCTCGGTCCGGGTCGCTCGCGCGTCTTCGAGCGCGGGCGTGACGGCCGCGACCAGCGCCGCCGCTAGCGCGACGGCGATGACCACCCGCAACACTACAGCGACTCCGCGATGCGGGCGAGCAGGCCGGTGTCGGAATCGGCATCGGTGTCGGCCTCCGAATCGTCGGCGTCACCTTCGAAACCACCGTCGCCAGCGCGGAGGTCGCCGACTCCGGAATCGGTCTCCGGTCGGTCCGAGCGGAGTCGCCAGTCGCCGGAGTCGGTCGTTCGACTCGCTCGCTCGTCGGCGTCGTCCCGTCGCTCGCCCGAGTCGAGTTCCGCTTCGAGCGCCTCGGCCTTCGCAAGCGCGGCGTCGGCGCGACGCTCGACGGTCTCGTTGACCCCTCTGACGTTGCCGACGTAGCCCCGGAGCGCCTGTGTCGCGGCGTCGAGTTCGTCGAGGCGGTCCTCTACGTCGTCGAGTCGTGCGGTCAGTCGTTGGACTTCGCGGGTCAGTTCCGCGGCGTCCGAGAGGTCGGTCAGGTCGCTGTCGCCGTCGGTCAGTGCGCGCTCCACGGCGCGGAGTCGCTGGTCGAATCCATCTGGGCGGGACATAGCACGAGTTGGTCCCGCCCTCACATTTATAATCTAGCCCGTGAAATGTATATATAAATACAATAAAATTTAATTAATGAAAAACATTATAGTGACTGTGGCAGTGCCACACACTGTCACGTTAAACGAGTTCTCGACCCCATGAACGCAAAACTACTCGGCCTGCTGTTGGCCGTCGTCGCGGTTGGATTGCTCGCCACTGGTTCGGCTGCTGCGGTTCAGTCGGAGAACCCTGGCTACGAGAAGTGTTACATCGAGGTCTGTCCGGATAGCATCGAAGGTATCGACTCTCTGTCGGATTCGACTGCCCAGTTGTCGGCGAGTCCGGAGTACGAGAAGTGTTACATCGAGGTCTGTCCGGATAGCGAACAGGCTCTCGCCTAAGGCGTAACAACGAAGAACGAGGCTGTCAGACCGACTTCCGAATGTCGCGCCGTTGACCCGCGCTTGTTACACAACCGGCGCTTTCGACGCGGCCGCGACCACTCCGACGTTCGCCGTCTACACGGAAACGGGCAAAATTCCGCGTCTGTCGCCGGAGTTCGACGGACGACTTCATTTTTGTCTACCCAGATACACCGACTGGGGGCACGACCGCGATTCCCGCGCCGGAAGGTTGATTAGCCGTCAATTCAACCCAACGCGCATGAAAGTCGTCCTGATTGGTGTCGGACAGGCCGGGGGGAAACTCACCCAGCGACTGGCCGAGTACGACCAGCAGATGGGATTCGGCGCAGTACAGGGAGCCATCGCGGTGAATTCGGCGAAAACCGACCTCCGAGAACTCGACCTCGATACCGTCCTCGTGGGTCAGGACCGCGTGAAGGGCCACGGCGTCGGCGGTGACAACGAACTCGGCGCTGAAGTGATGCAGAGTGACGCGACCGAGGTGATGGACGCTTTGGACGGTCGCATCACCGCCCAAGCCGAGGCCATCTTCGTGGTCGCCGGTCTCGGCGGTGGCACGGGGTCGGGCGGTGCGCCGGTCCTCGCGCACGAACTCAACCGCGTCTACGAGATTCCGGTGTACGGACTCGGCGTCCTGCCGGGCCGGGGCGAAGGCGCGATGTATCAGGCCAACGCCGGGCGCTCGCTCAAGACCCTCGTCCGAGAGGCCGACGCGACCCTCCTCATCGACAACGACGCGTGGCACACCTCCGGCGAGAGCATGGGCGAGGCGTTCGACAAAATCAACCAGAACATCGCCCAGCGCGTCGGCCTACTCTTCGCCTCGGGCGAGGCGGTCGAAGGCGTCGGCGAGAGCGTCGTGGACTCGAGCGAGGTCATCAACACCCTCCGGTCGGGGGGCATCGCCACGCTCGGGTTCGCCAGCGCCGAGGCCAGCGAGGACGCCGAAGAGAACATCAACACCGTCACTTCCACGACTCGCCGCGCCCTCCTCAGCAACCTCAGCCTCCCGAACGCGGTTGAGGCCGACTCGGGACTGCTGGTCGTGGCCGGGCAACCCGAGACCATCCCGCGCAAGGGTGTCGAGCGCGCCCGGAAGTGGCTCGAAGAGGAGACGGACAGTCTACAGGTCCGCGGCGGGGACTTCCCACTGGACAGCGGTCGTCTCGCGTCGCTCGTCCTCCTCGGTGGCGTCGAACGCTCCGAGCGAATCGAGGAGTTCCTCGAACGCGCCAAGGAAGCGAGCAAGGAGGCCGAGAAACCGGAGCAAGACCCGGCCGAGCAGTTCCGAAGCGACGAACTGGAAGACCTGATTTAGCGGGACCGACTTCGCTGGAGTATCGTTGGTAGAAACACCAACGCTTATTTTGTTGGCGAGTTTCCCACGCCAACACTATGGCCGACACAAACACCGACCCCACGACGTTGACGATTCGCGTCCAGTCGGCCGAATCGTTCTTCGAGGACGCACTTGCCGACCTCGAACGACTCGAACCCGACGAGGAAGTTGAGGAGAGACACGTGCTCAGTTTGCCGGACGAGGAAGCACTCGACCGCGTGTTGAACCCCAAGAATTTAGCGTTGCTTCGGACGACACTCAACCAAGACCCTGCGAGCGTCCGCGAACTCGCTCGTCTCGTCGGCCGAGATGTCAAGAACGTCTCGACGGCTATCAACGAACTCGCCGAACTCGGCGTCGTCGAACTCGTACGTGACGGTCGGGCGAAACGACCCGTCGTCTGGTACGACGAAATCGAGGTCAGATACGCACTCCGCGACCCGGATTCGGACTCGACGGGCCGGACGACCGGTCTCTCGTAGGGTCACGGTAACTACTACGCACTCCGTCGAAAACCGAAAGGTAGGTCGCAGACTGCGCCGATTAGCTGTGGATGCCCATCGCCTCGATTTGTTCCTGATACCGGTTCCGGATGGTGACTTCCGTCACCTGTGCGACATCGGCGACTTCGCGCTGGGTCTTCTTCTCGTTGCAGAGCAGGGAGGCCGCGTAGATGGCGGCGGCGGCGTATCCGGTCGGCGACTTGCCGGAGAGAAGCCCCTCCTCGGCCGTGGTCTCGATAATTTCGTTGGCCTTGGTCTGGACTTCTTCGCTGAGTTCGAGTTCAGAGCAGAATCGCGGGACGTACTTCTTGGGGTCCACCGGTTTCATCTCCAAGCCGAGTTCTTGGGAGATGTAGCGGTAGGTTCGCCCGATTTCCTTTCGTTCGACGCGCGATACTTCCGAGATTTCTTCGAGGCTTCGCGGGATGCCCTCCTTTCGACAGGCGGCGTAGAGCGCGGAGGTGGCGACGCCCTCGATGGAGCGTCCCCGAATCAAGTCCTCCTTGAGCGCGCGCCGATAGATGACGCTCGCCACCTCGCGGACCGACCGCGGGACGCCGAGTGCCGAGGCCATGCGGTCGATTTCACTGAGTGCGAACTGGAGGTTGCGCTCGCCCGCGTCCTTCGTCCGGATGCGCTCCTGCCACTTGCGCAGACGGTGCATCTGACTGCGCTTCTTCGAGGAGATGGACCGGCCGTAGGCGTCTTTGTCCTTCCAGTCGATAGTCGTCGTCAGGCCCTTGTCGTGCATCGTCTGGGTGGTCGGGGCACCGACGCGCGACTTCTCTTGGCGCTCCTGATGGTTGAACGCGCGCCACTCAGGACCGGGGTCTATCTGCTCCTCCTCGACGACGAGTCCGCAGTCTTCACACACGAGTTCCGCCCTGTCGGAACTCTTAACGAGGTTGTCAGAGTTACATTCGGGGCATTCCCGTACACCCTCTGACTCGTCCTCCGTTTGCTCCGCCTCGGCTTGGCGCTCCCGCTGGCGAGTGGACCGTGTCATCGCACTTTTATAGTAGTAGTGTCGAGGCACTTAAATCCTCGGCCGATAATGACTCCTTACTCGAAGGTCAGAAAACGGGACGCCCGTCCTTCGAACCACCATCGGAAAGCGTTTAAGCAGGTACCGAGGAAGTGACGCCATGCCCGTCATCGAATGCGACGTGGACGCCGCCCGCGAAAAACTGGCCGACGCAGGTGCCGACGTGTCGGCGGGCAACTCCGAACACGAGCGGTGGCGCGCGGCGTACGGTGACGCCAACGCCGTCGCCTACGACGGCAAAGTCGTGATTCAGGGAGCGAACCCGCAGGACATCGAGGCACTTTTGCGTGAAGGGGGCGGCCACGCCTACCTCTACTTCGACGGCGCGAGCAGGGGGAATCCGGGACCGGCGTCGGTGGGTTGGGTCGTCGTCACGAGCGACGGTATCGCCGCCGAGGGGAGTGAGACTATCGGCCGCGCGACGAACAATCAGGCCGAGTACGAGGCGCTGATTCGCGTCCTCCGGGCGGCCCGCGACTACGGATTCGACTCCGTGGAAGTGAAAGGCGACTCCCAACTCATCGTCAAGCAGGTCACGGGC
It contains:
- the rnhA gene encoding ribonuclease HI, whose protein sequence is MPVIECDVDAAREKLADAGADVSAGNSEHERWRAAYGDANAVAYDGKVVIQGANPQDIEALLREGGGHAYLYFDGASRGNPGPASVGWVVVTSDGIAAEGSETIGRATNNQAEYEALIRVLRAARDYGFDSVEVKGDSQLIVKQVTGAWNTNDPELRERRVTVRELLADFDDWELGHVPREINERADKLANEALDDA
- a CDS encoding DUF7310 family coiled-coil domain-containing protein, with protein sequence MSRPDGFDQRLRAVERALTDGDSDLTDLSDAAELTREVQRLTARLDDVEDRLDELDAATQALRGYVGNVRGVNETVERRADAALAKAEALEAELDSGERRDDADERASRTTDSGDWRLRSDRPETDSGVGDLRAGDGGFEGDADDSEADTDADSDTGLLARIAESL
- a CDS encoding tubulin/FtsZ family protein, which produces MKVVLIGVGQAGGKLTQRLAEYDQQMGFGAVQGAIAVNSAKTDLRELDLDTVLVGQDRVKGHGVGGDNELGAEVMQSDATEVMDALDGRITAQAEAIFVVAGLGGGTGSGGAPVLAHELNRVYEIPVYGLGVLPGRGEGAMYQANAGRSLKTLVREADATLLIDNDAWHTSGESMGEAFDKINQNIAQRVGLLFASGEAVEGVGESVVDSSEVINTLRSGGIATLGFASAEASEDAEENINTVTSTTRRALLSNLSLPNAVEADSGLLVVAGQPETIPRKGVERARKWLEEETDSLQVRGGDFPLDSGRLASLVLLGGVERSERIEEFLERAKEASKEAEKPEQDPAEQFRSDELEDLI
- a CDS encoding DUF7311 family protein, with translation MLRVVIAVALAAALVAAVTPALEDARATRTERLTERELGRLERAAATLANEESPGARRTLALSFPAESPTATPLAFVSLGGLPGNESTAADTAVSDVFAFRVAGDPRRVRRAETDLRVVRDGRVTTDDRALVLGGGESYTVTLRLVRRGGRRTVIVSI
- a CDS encoding transcription initiation factor IIB, whose product is MTRSTRQRERQAEAEQTEDESEGVRECPECNSDNLVKSSDRAELVCEDCGLVVEEEQIDPGPEWRAFNHQERQEKSRVGAPTTQTMHDKGLTTTIDWKDKDAYGRSISSKKRSQMHRLRKWQERIRTKDAGERNLQFALSEIDRMASALGVPRSVREVASVIYRRALKEDLIRGRSIEGVATSALYAACRKEGIPRSLEEISEVSRVERKEIGRTYRYISQELGLEMKPVDPKKYVPRFCSELELSEEVQTKANEIIETTAEEGLLSGKSPTGYAAAAIYAASLLCNEKKTQREVADVAQVTEVTIRNRYQEQIEAMGIHS
- a CDS encoding MarR family transcriptional regulator, whose product is MADTNTDPTTLTIRVQSAESFFEDALADLERLEPDEEVEERHVLSLPDEEALDRVLNPKNLALLRTTLNQDPASVRELARLVGRDVKNVSTAINELAELGVVELVRDGRAKRPVVWYDEIEVRYALRDPDSDSTGRTTGLS
- a CDS encoding ATPase, T2SS/T4P/T4SS family, which encodes MRNPLARLRDSDPDCACEPTFEADRLLLDAGNCPGAGDLATEPACRRTAVSALADRETRAVVTRTHHLERAYEGESAALLVAAGRFAERAAFYDRTLARRAERDPLGAARAAVGRAGPVGDIAAETGLAECARRVEDYDDALRPFVGPPIAKARVAAEPPPDATLAETRRLDTGATVRVYETERALRTYHLEPVEHTFSESALALLADAYRLLARGEIDPGERAPGRAVRRVADANADSAPDFAPDSGPTLDEPVEALAAALRKHTRGHGVLADFFADSSVSDVFATAPVGENPIRVTADGERMRTNVRLTDSGAQALASRFRRSSGRAFSRASPTLDATAKTRAGEVRVAGVTDPVSDGPGFAFRAHDTTPWTLPALVANRTLPASAAALLSLAAERAAAGLVAGPRGAGKTTLLSALCWELPAATRTVVIEDTPELPVSALQSGGRDVQPLRTTTGDGPGLDPADALRTALRLGEGALVVGEVRGEEAAVLYEAMRVGASGDAVLGTIHGDGGAGVRERVVSDLGVPASSFAATDLVVTLEAVSTPAGKRRRVKSVEEIVDGDRFESLFRLRDDGLAATGRIDRGNSALVAGLGESGDSYADVRAALRERETLLADLAGEGRTSPDAVVSAYADRREA